A single Paenibacillus kribbensis DNA region contains:
- the gndA gene encoding NADP-dependent phosphogluconate dehydrogenase yields MAKQQIGVIGLAVMGKNLALNIESRGFTVSVFNRSPEKTHDLLKEAEGKKLTGTFSIEEFVNSLESPRKILIMVQAGKATDATIEQLVPHLDKGDIIIDGGNAYFPDTQRRSKELEEKGLRFIGTGVSGGEEGALNGPAIMPGGQESAYKLVEPILTAISAKVNGDPCCTYIGPDGAGHYVKMVHNGIEYGDMQLIGEAYHLLKSVLNVSAEELHEIFTEWNKGELDSYLIEITADIFSKYDPETGKPMVDVILDAAGQKGTGKWTSQSALDLGVPLSMITESVFSRFLSAMKDERIAASKVLSGPTVESFSGDKKEFIENVRKALFASKIVSYAQGFAQMRAASDEYNWDLKYGNIAMIFRGGCIIRSQFLQNIKDAYDRDPALKNLLLDSYFKNVVENYQNAWRQVISVAVSQGIPVPGFSSALAYYDSYRTERLPANLLQAQRDYFGAHTFKRVDKEGVFHHQWF; encoded by the coding sequence ATGGCAAAACAGCAGATTGGTGTGATCGGCCTGGCGGTAATGGGTAAGAATTTGGCCCTTAATATTGAGAGCAGAGGCTTCACAGTCTCGGTTTTTAACCGCTCTCCAGAAAAAACGCATGATCTTCTCAAAGAAGCAGAAGGTAAAAAACTGACGGGTACTTTCTCCATTGAAGAATTTGTGAACTCACTGGAATCGCCCCGTAAAATCCTGATCATGGTTCAAGCGGGTAAAGCAACAGATGCCACGATTGAACAGCTTGTGCCTCATCTGGACAAGGGCGACATTATTATAGACGGAGGCAATGCCTACTTCCCTGATACACAGCGCCGCAGCAAGGAGCTGGAGGAAAAAGGACTTCGCTTTATTGGTACAGGCGTATCCGGTGGTGAAGAAGGTGCCTTGAACGGTCCTGCCATCATGCCGGGTGGACAAGAGAGTGCCTACAAACTGGTAGAACCGATTCTGACGGCGATCTCTGCAAAAGTGAATGGCGACCCGTGCTGTACATATATCGGTCCTGACGGTGCTGGCCACTATGTGAAAATGGTGCATAACGGCATCGAGTATGGTGACATGCAATTGATTGGTGAAGCTTATCACCTGTTGAAATCTGTCCTGAACGTGAGCGCGGAAGAACTGCATGAAATCTTTACGGAATGGAATAAAGGCGAACTGGACAGCTACTTGATCGAAATTACGGCTGACATTTTCTCTAAATATGATCCTGAAACAGGCAAACCAATGGTAGATGTGATTCTGGATGCCGCAGGTCAAAAAGGTACAGGTAAATGGACAAGCCAAAGCGCGCTGGATCTGGGTGTGCCTCTGTCCATGATAACCGAGTCCGTATTCTCCCGTTTCTTGTCTGCCATGAAAGACGAGCGTATTGCTGCAAGCAAAGTGCTGAGTGGTCCTACTGTTGAATCCTTCAGCGGCGACAAAAAAGAATTTATCGAAAACGTACGTAAAGCACTGTTTGCAAGTAAAATCGTGTCTTATGCCCAAGGATTCGCTCAAATGCGCGCAGCTTCCGATGAATACAATTGGGATTTGAAATACGGAAATATCGCCATGATCTTCCGTGGCGGCTGCATTATCCGTTCGCAATTCCTGCAAAACATCAAGGATGCCTATGACCGTGATCCTGCCCTGAAAAATCTGTTGCTGGATTCCTACTTCAAAAACGTAGTAGAAAATTATCAAAATGCATGGCGCCAAGTGATTTCTGTGGCTGTATCTCAAGGTATTCCAGTGCCTGGATTCTCCAGCGCGCTTGCATACTATGACAGCTACCGCACTGAACGTTTGCCAGCAAACCTGCTGCAAGCGCAACGTGACTACTTTGGTGCACATACGTTCAAACGTGTGGACAAAGAAGGCGTATTCCATCACCAATGGTTCTAA
- a CDS encoding MFS transporter → MRQIGQEKAPRRLWSPFFAQLWVLVFLVEFMKGSLLVAILPVYMGETLGLSAGIIGLAFSLQYFGDNAFRAPAGWMAERLGYRGTMSTALLFTLVAIITLSVLREPVWLVAACLLLGLGTSPLWPCVMTGTTEMSGPNNSNGAAMGTLEIASMGGTGLGPLVMNFAMSYYGHSYGMVFMILIGCSIVLLLVALMLPGSNKTTATENPERSAAVSSGGTIKQKQQLWKGIKETISTLKTKLNVNPLIYPALFLQSFVIGLISPVLTLYARTDLGISPNLYSVLLIAGGGVTVLALIPCGKLVDRLGTEYFLHIGFLLAGITLFFFSTVRSIPFVFIAVALIGLGYALILPAWNTFLAKLIPESERATVWGFFLTLQGSGMVIGPLVSGVLWDRAGHTAPFIISGVVMLLMFGCHLALARRPRRKTVVKA, encoded by the coding sequence ATGAGGCAAATTGGACAGGAAAAAGCTCCACGACGGCTGTGGTCTCCTTTTTTTGCGCAATTATGGGTGCTGGTATTTTTGGTCGAATTTATGAAAGGTTCTCTACTGGTGGCCATCCTACCGGTATATATGGGGGAAACACTTGGGCTGTCAGCGGGCATTATTGGTTTGGCCTTTTCGCTTCAATATTTTGGCGACAATGCGTTTCGGGCGCCGGCGGGCTGGATGGCTGAACGGCTCGGCTACCGTGGAACGATGTCGACCGCGCTGTTATTTACACTTGTAGCGATCATTACGCTAAGCGTGCTCAGGGAGCCTGTGTGGCTCGTGGCAGCATGTCTGCTGCTCGGACTTGGCACCTCTCCGCTCTGGCCTTGTGTCATGACTGGAACGACCGAAATGTCTGGACCTAATAACAGCAACGGCGCAGCGATGGGAACATTGGAAATTGCGTCCATGGGCGGGACGGGGCTAGGGCCGCTTGTTATGAACTTTGCTATGTCATATTATGGGCATTCTTACGGAATGGTGTTCATGATTTTGATAGGATGCAGCATTGTATTGTTGCTGGTTGCTCTCATGCTGCCTGGATCGAACAAAACAACTGCTACAGAAAATCCCGAGCGAAGCGCTGCAGTGTCTTCCGGTGGGACCATCAAGCAGAAGCAGCAACTATGGAAAGGAATCAAGGAAACGATCAGCACGCTCAAAACAAAGCTAAACGTCAATCCACTTATTTATCCGGCTCTGTTTTTACAGTCGTTTGTTATCGGTCTGATCAGCCCGGTACTGACGCTGTACGCACGGACGGACCTCGGAATTTCACCGAACCTATACAGCGTGCTTTTGATTGCAGGCGGTGGGGTGACTGTGCTGGCACTGATTCCGTGCGGTAAGCTGGTTGATCGACTTGGAACGGAGTATTTTCTGCATATTGGCTTTTTGCTTGCCGGCATCACGTTGTTTTTCTTCTCAACCGTCCGATCTATTCCGTTTGTGTTCATAGCCGTAGCGCTGATTGGTTTGGGATATGCTCTCATTTTGCCTGCATGGAATACATTTCTAGCCAAACTGATCCCGGAAAGCGAACGAGCAACAGTATGGGGCTTTTTTCTAACGCTCCAAGGCTCGGGGATGGTTATCGGTCCGCTCGTGTCAGGAGTGCTATGGGACCGTGCAGGTCACACAGCCCCATTTATTATCAGTGGTGTCGTGATGCTGCTTATGTTCGGCTGCCATTTGGCTCTGGCGCGTCGTCCGCGTAGAAAAACCGTTGTTAAGGCCTGA
- a CDS encoding DUF1292 domain-containing protein has translation MSDHKHEHGEACNHDHDHEHEEMVLTLTDENGKDVEMVLVETFDVEDHVYALLLERGNPEADGIILRMEEENEEMVLYNIEDEDEWKRVEAAYSELVAQYE, from the coding sequence CGGTGAAGCCTGCAACCACGATCATGACCACGAACATGAAGAAATGGTTCTTACGCTAACTGATGAAAATGGTAAAGATGTAGAAATGGTGCTGGTAGAGACCTTTGACGTAGAAGATCACGTTTACGCCCTTCTGCTGGAGCGAGGCAATCCTGAAGCGGATGGCATTATTCTTCGTATGGAAGAAGAAAACGAAGAAATGGTGCTTTACAATATTGAGGACGAAGATGAATGGAAACGTGTAGAAGCTGCATATAGCGAGCTTGTTGCCCAATACGAATAG
- a CDS encoding rhodanese-like domain-containing protein — protein MTQIALIEPSELRARLQAGEQLQLIDVREAEEVAEGMIEGAKHIPLGQLPGRLEEIERTGEIIFICRSGYRSERACEYLQQLGYEGCTNMTGGMLQWLQEQ, from the coding sequence ATGACGCAAATCGCCCTGATTGAACCTTCTGAGCTTCGCGCACGCCTGCAAGCAGGAGAACAACTGCAATTGATCGACGTCCGCGAGGCGGAAGAAGTAGCGGAAGGCATGATTGAAGGTGCCAAGCACATTCCGCTCGGACAGCTTCCGGGCCGTCTTGAGGAAATTGAACGTACCGGTGAAATCATCTTTATTTGCCGGAGCGGTTATCGCAGCGAACGGGCCTGCGAATATTTGCAGCAGCTCGGTTATGAAGGCTGCACTAACATGACCGGCGGCATGCTGCAATGGTTACAAGAACAGTAA
- the aroA gene encoding 3-phosphoshikimate 1-carboxyvinyltransferase yields the protein MDVIVRPTPSLQGEIGALSSKNYTTRYLLTAALADGKSTIYYPAHSEDSDAMRRCIADLGAVLEEDDEKIVITGFGSHPRSVKELNVGNAGAVLRFLMAIASLCPDVTFVNTYPDSLGKRPHDDLIDALGQLGVKVDHREGKLPIRIQGGQAKGGKIQVSGSVSSQYLSALLFLTPLLEKDSEIEVLHDLKSKVVVGQTLEVLQEAGIVIHASDDYMSFRVPGRQSYQPRTYTVQGDYPGSAAVLAAAAVTNSDVTIHRLKEQSKQGERAIVDVLRMMEVPLTHENDTVVVKGNGRLKAIEFDGDAATDAVLAMVAAAVFAEGTSRFYNVENLRYKECDRITDYLNELSKAGARVEERQAEIIVHGRPEGVEGGVEINAHFDHRVIMALTVVGLRAQKPLLIKDAHHVAKSYPQYFDHLTTLGASVEWVK from the coding sequence ATGGATGTTATCGTTAGACCTACCCCTTCCTTGCAAGGAGAGATTGGGGCCTTGTCCTCCAAAAACTACACTACTCGTTATTTGCTCACAGCGGCACTCGCGGATGGAAAAAGCACCATTTATTATCCAGCCCATAGCGAAGACAGTGATGCCATGCGACGTTGTATCGCTGATCTGGGCGCAGTGCTGGAGGAGGATGACGAGAAGATAGTTATTACAGGCTTTGGCAGCCATCCTCGATCCGTGAAGGAGCTAAATGTGGGGAATGCCGGAGCGGTGCTTCGTTTTTTGATGGCAATTGCATCCTTGTGTCCGGATGTTACTTTCGTTAATACATATCCTGACTCATTGGGTAAACGCCCGCATGACGATCTCATCGATGCGCTGGGCCAGTTGGGTGTGAAGGTGGACCATCGCGAAGGTAAGTTGCCGATTCGTATCCAGGGCGGTCAAGCCAAGGGTGGCAAAATTCAGGTGTCCGGCTCGGTTAGCTCACAATATTTGAGCGCGTTGCTATTCCTTACCCCATTATTGGAGAAAGACAGCGAAATCGAAGTGCTGCATGATTTGAAATCCAAAGTGGTCGTCGGGCAGACGCTGGAGGTATTGCAGGAGGCTGGTATTGTCATTCATGCAAGCGATGATTACATGTCTTTCCGTGTACCTGGCCGACAATCCTATCAGCCACGTACGTATACTGTACAGGGGGATTACCCGGGGAGTGCGGCAGTGCTGGCTGCTGCTGCAGTAACAAATTCCGATGTCACCATCCATCGGCTAAAAGAGCAGAGCAAGCAGGGAGAACGTGCTATTGTAGATGTGCTGCGTATGATGGAAGTACCGCTGACGCACGAGAACGATACCGTTGTCGTGAAGGGGAACGGCCGATTGAAGGCCATCGAGTTTGACGGAGATGCCGCAACAGACGCTGTGCTCGCAATGGTAGCTGCGGCTGTATTTGCTGAAGGCACGTCTCGTTTTTATAATGTGGAAAATTTGCGGTACAAGGAATGTGACCGGATCACCGATTATTTGAATGAGCTGAGCAAGGCCGGAGCTCGCGTAGAAGAACGTCAAGCGGAGATTATCGTCCATGGCAGACCGGAGGGTGTCGAAGGAGGCGTTGAAATTAACGCGCACTTTGATCACCGTGTCATTATGGCCTTGACGGTTGTAGGCTTGCGCGCGCAGAAGCCGCTATTGATCAAGGATGCGCATCATGTCGCCAAATCGTATCCACAGTATTTTGACCATTTGACGACGCTTGGTGCTTCGGTCGAATGGGTAAAATAA
- a CDS encoding YktB family protein produces MTFSGFTAEDFEVFEVPGLEPRMEVLVQQLRPKLEAIGEELAPFLTELCGEPMHVHVAKHARRKVNPPIDTWVAWAANKRGYKALPHFEVGMFASHIFVIFAVIYESPNKITFAQALEANLSDVRSNIPGHFYWSMDHMNPEGTEQQQMDTKEFQTIINKLQQVKKAEIMCGLRIDRNDPLASDGAALLQTVRSTFEYLLPLYRMAFPKE; encoded by the coding sequence ATGACATTCAGTGGATTTACCGCAGAGGATTTTGAGGTTTTTGAAGTACCGGGGCTGGAGCCTCGCATGGAGGTGCTAGTTCAGCAGCTGCGGCCCAAGCTGGAGGCAATTGGCGAGGAGTTAGCCCCGTTCCTGACAGAATTATGTGGCGAGCCTATGCACGTTCACGTTGCCAAGCATGCACGACGCAAGGTCAATCCCCCGATAGATACTTGGGTAGCCTGGGCAGCAAATAAGCGCGGATATAAGGCCTTGCCGCATTTCGAGGTAGGTATGTTTGCTTCCCATATTTTCGTCATATTCGCAGTCATTTATGAAAGTCCGAACAAAATCACGTTTGCCCAGGCGCTTGAAGCCAACCTGAGCGATGTACGCTCCAACATACCGGGGCATTTTTACTGGTCCATGGACCACATGAATCCAGAAGGCACAGAGCAGCAACAAATGGACACGAAAGAGTTTCAAACCATCATTAACAAGCTGCAGCAGGTGAAAAAAGCCGAGATCATGTGTGGGCTCCGTATTGATCGGAATGACCCTCTGGCCAGTGACGGAGCAGCGCTGCTGCAGACGGTACGCTCCACCTTTGAGTATTTGCTGCCGCTGTACCGGATGGCGTTTCCAAAAGAATAA
- a CDS encoding aminotransferase class I/II-fold pyridoxal phosphate-dependent enzyme → MNQSNTPLFTALKKHAQSNPVQFHIPGHKKGVGADPEFREFMGDNAFSIDMINIAPLDDLHQPSGVIEEAQKLAAEAFGADYTYYSVQGTSGAIITMIMSICLPGDKIIVPRNIHKSIMSAIIFAGAKPVFISPVSDENLGIHHGVTTKSVRRALERHPDAKGVLVINPTYYGVCADLKEIVDLAHSYNVPVLVDEAHGVLIHFHTDLPMSAMEAGADMSATSVHKLGGSLTQSSILNVNTKNGYINPQRVQTIFSMLTTTSTSYILLASLDTSRRNLALNGHEIAQRALDLAEYCRAEVNKIEGLYCFGSEILGTEATYDYDPTKITIHIRHLGLTGYDVENWLRDHYNIEVELSDMYNILCLVTPGDTKEDVEILLKALRELASIHYSTGQQHELIVKIPDIPQLSLIPRDAFYGDTEVVPFKESAGRIIAEFIYVYPPGIPILLPGEVISQDNIDYIVDHVEVGLPVKGPEDRTVHQVKVIVETDAIS, encoded by the coding sequence ATGAATCAAAGCAACACCCCGCTTTTTACTGCTTTGAAAAAGCATGCTCAGAGCAACCCGGTTCAATTTCACATCCCAGGTCATAAAAAGGGAGTGGGAGCAGATCCGGAATTTCGCGAATTTATGGGGGATAATGCCTTTTCCATAGATATGATCAACATCGCTCCATTGGACGATCTGCATCAGCCGTCAGGCGTCATCGAAGAAGCTCAAAAGCTTGCAGCAGAAGCCTTCGGAGCTGATTATACTTATTACAGTGTACAGGGAACAAGTGGAGCCATCATCACTATGATTATGTCCATTTGCTTGCCGGGTGATAAAATTATTGTACCCCGAAATATACACAAATCCATAATGTCTGCCATTATCTTTGCTGGTGCAAAGCCGGTATTCATATCTCCAGTCAGTGATGAGAATCTTGGTATTCACCACGGGGTTACAACCAAGTCCGTACGCCGGGCATTGGAACGTCACCCTGACGCCAAGGGCGTCCTTGTCATCAACCCGACATATTACGGTGTGTGCGCCGATCTGAAGGAAATTGTTGATCTCGCTCACAGCTATAATGTGCCGGTCCTGGTCGATGAGGCTCACGGTGTACTGATTCATTTTCATACTGATCTGCCGATGTCCGCCATGGAGGCGGGAGCAGACATGTCAGCTACCAGCGTTCACAAGCTGGGCGGTTCCCTGACCCAAAGCTCGATTCTGAATGTGAATACAAAGAACGGATACATTAATCCGCAGCGTGTACAAACTATTTTCAGTATGCTGACGACGACATCCACTTCGTATATTCTGCTGGCTTCGTTGGACACATCCCGACGCAACCTGGCGCTTAACGGCCATGAAATAGCTCAACGCGCTCTGGATCTGGCTGAATATTGCCGGGCAGAGGTCAACAAGATTGAAGGGCTGTATTGCTTTGGCAGTGAGATTCTTGGCACCGAAGCTACCTATGATTATGATCCAACCAAAATTACGATTCATATCCGCCACTTGGGCCTTACCGGATACGATGTGGAAAATTGGCTGAGAGATCACTACAATATCGAGGTTGAGCTTAGCGATATGTACAATATTCTCTGTCTGGTGACCCCCGGGGATACCAAAGAGGATGTTGAGATTTTATTGAAAGCTCTGCGCGAACTGGCTTCTATACATTATTCTACAGGTCAGCAGCATGAGCTGATTGTAAAAATACCTGATATCCCGCAGCTCTCCCTCATTCCGAGAGACGCTTTTTACGGAGATACGGAAGTAGTTCCATTCAAGGAATCGGCTGGTCGTATTATTGCGGAGTTTATTTATGTATATCCACCGGGTATTCCGATCTTGCTGCCGGGAGAAGTGATTTCGCAGGACAATATTGATTATATTGTCGATCATGTGGAAGTAGGCCTGCCTGTTAAAGGACCTGAGGATCGAACGGTACATCAGGTGAAGGTTATCGTCGAAACGGACGCTATTTCATAA